A genomic segment from Candidatus Viadribacter manganicus encodes:
- a CDS encoding DUF4105 domain-containing protein, which yields MKRILDWFGANPMRSAIACIVAILVLGSAANMLSPPQMVRNWYPYLSHTPQVEISETGFSVSPVSDWSYDYGVETDTTYQDSASYNFDHLRRVWFMLEPQPGSQLAAHTLLLFEFEGDRLLGLTIEARREEGEDYSAFHGQFNAFELIYIWASARDLLVRRAVMLDHEVFVYPVDITDEQNRMLLTHLLERSQSLSHTPRYYNTIVSNCTNELAKAAGFHWAPAYVLTGRSDEYLYRRGILPGASFEQAHRRSDITTFVQALNEAPPEVFDRALLQELRRRNHL from the coding sequence GTGAAGCGTATTCTCGACTGGTTCGGCGCAAATCCGATGCGCTCGGCGATCGCATGCATTGTCGCCATCTTGGTGCTGGGTTCCGCCGCCAATATGCTGAGCCCACCGCAAATGGTGCGTAATTGGTACCCCTATCTCTCCCACACGCCGCAGGTGGAAATTTCTGAAACCGGTTTCAGCGTCTCACCCGTCAGTGATTGGAGCTACGATTACGGCGTCGAGACCGACACCACCTACCAGGACTCTGCGTCCTACAATTTCGACCACCTTCGCCGGGTCTGGTTCATGCTCGAACCACAACCTGGCTCTCAACTCGCGGCGCACACGCTGTTGTTGTTCGAGTTCGAGGGCGATCGCCTGCTCGGCCTCACGATCGAAGCACGCCGCGAGGAGGGGGAAGACTATTCAGCCTTTCACGGCCAGTTCAACGCGTTTGAACTGATCTACATCTGGGCGAGCGCGCGTGATCTTCTTGTCCGCCGCGCCGTGATGCTGGATCACGAAGTCTTCGTCTATCCGGTCGATATCACTGACGAGCAGAACCGCATGCTGCTCACGCATCTGCTTGAACGTTCACAATCGCTCTCGCACACGCCGCGCTATTACAACACCATCGTCTCGAACTGCACCAACGAGCTTGCCAAGGCGGCGGGCTTTCATTGGGCGCCAGCCTACGTCCTCACAGGCCGCTCAGACGAATATCTCTACCGGCGCGGCATCCTGCCGGGCGCTTCGTTCGAGCAAGCGCATCGCCGCTCGGACATCACCACTTTCGTGCAAGCCTTAAATGAGGCGCCGCCTGAGGTGTTCGATCGTGCGCTTCTCCAGGAACTGCGCCGCCGCAACCATTTGTGA
- a CDS encoding M23 family metallopeptidase: MRFMLSLLLALAGLATSAQALEVRFYPGERIYAYELSAAHNTSSVLAHNIAIINDGVAPVELRDVTLELMNGDRVLDSRTFGAPELTRFAAGYAPLQAAGMLDTLAFQFGGAQLLPEGRTLSPDLTLDPGEAIMITSQVFAFGGARDRLRVRVNDDAGEGAIAIHTGVSQTIFAFPLRGQWYNASGATFHTHHRWTPMEEFAFDFVRLGANGKTHRRTGERFNDYYAYGEPVFAAAAGRVVAVVSDQHEDASAMQRPDETIEAYFARLQADQMTRLAGGAPGIGGNQIIIDHGNGEYSFYGHLRPGSVRVHVGDTVERLQQIGAVGSSGNSTEPHLHFHVCNAPELLMCAGIPVRFEQLDIVIPDPPRQPQSGDFLRPLQ, from the coding sequence ATGCGCTTTATGCTTTCGCTGCTACTTGCTCTTGCCGGACTTGCCACGTCTGCACAGGCGCTGGAGGTGAGGTTTTATCCCGGAGAGCGGATTTATGCATACGAACTTAGCGCCGCGCATAATACGAGCAGCGTGCTGGCCCATAACATCGCGATCATCAATGACGGGGTAGCGCCGGTTGAGCTGCGCGATGTCACGCTGGAGCTGATGAATGGCGATCGGGTGCTGGATAGCCGGACGTTTGGCGCCCCGGAGCTGACACGGTTCGCCGCTGGCTACGCACCGTTGCAGGCGGCGGGGATGTTGGACACGCTCGCGTTTCAGTTTGGCGGCGCGCAACTTTTGCCTGAAGGGCGCACGCTTTCGCCTGACCTGACGCTCGATCCCGGCGAGGCGATCATGATCACTTCGCAAGTATTTGCGTTCGGCGGCGCGCGCGACCGATTGCGAGTGCGGGTGAATGACGATGCAGGCGAAGGCGCAATCGCGATCCACACCGGCGTCAGTCAAACCATCTTTGCATTCCCACTGCGCGGCCAGTGGTACAACGCCTCCGGCGCGACATTTCATACGCACCATCGCTGGACGCCGATGGAAGAGTTCGCGTTCGATTTCGTGCGCCTCGGCGCCAATGGAAAAACCCACCGACGCACAGGCGAGCGCTTCAACGACTATTACGCATATGGTGAGCCGGTCTTCGCTGCGGCGGCCGGGCGCGTCGTCGCTGTCGTGTCTGACCAGCACGAAGACGCAAGCGCAATGCAGCGCCCGGACGAAACAATCGAGGCTTATTTCGCGCGGCTGCAGGCGGACCAGATGACACGCCTCGCGGGCGGCGCACCGGGAATCGGCGGCAATCAGATCATCATCGATCACGGCAACGGCGAGTATTCGTTCTATGGGCACCTGCGGCCAGGCAGCGTTCGCGTTCACGTTGGCGACACCGTTGAGCGCTTACAGCAGATTGGCGCGGTCGGTTCGTCAGGCAACTCAACTGAGCCACACTTGCACTTTCACGTCTGCAACGCGCCGGAGCTTTTGATGTGCGCGGGCATTCCGGTGAGGTTCGAGCAGCTGGATATCGTGATTCCGGACCCACCGCGCCAACCGCAATCGGGCGACTTCCTTCGCCCGCTGCAATGA
- a CDS encoding pseudouridine synthase — translation MAWRKTYEGAEPQRVNKWLASEGVCSRREAEELIANGLVSIDGARVDEPGRKIERGQTIEVADGRAPAKISIAINKPVGFVSAQPEHDQVPAARLLTKANLIGRADPMPTSRTSLAPLGRLDQDSRGLLLLSEDGVLAKAVIGEDSKIDKEYLVGVAGQITDQKLTLLRHGLSLDGHKLKPAKVSVTEPYRLRFILNEGRKRQIRRMCELVDLDVVDLVRIRIGPLHLGDLAEGKWRALTAAEREALVRAAR, via the coding sequence ATGGCTTGGCGCAAAACCTATGAAGGCGCAGAACCGCAGCGGGTCAACAAATGGCTCGCGAGCGAGGGCGTGTGCTCGCGGCGCGAGGCAGAAGAGCTGATCGCCAACGGTTTGGTGAGCATCGACGGCGCGCGTGTGGACGAGCCGGGACGCAAGATCGAGCGCGGACAGACGATCGAGGTGGCGGATGGGCGGGCGCCAGCAAAAATCTCAATCGCCATCAATAAGCCGGTGGGGTTCGTCTCGGCGCAGCCGGAGCACGACCAAGTGCCGGCGGCGCGTTTGCTGACGAAAGCAAACTTGATCGGACGGGCTGACCCGATGCCGACATCCCGCACTAGTCTCGCGCCACTTGGCCGGCTCGATCAGGATTCGCGGGGGCTGTTATTGCTTAGCGAAGACGGCGTGCTGGCCAAAGCGGTGATCGGAGAAGACTCGAAGATCGACAAGGAATATCTGGTTGGCGTTGCGGGGCAGATTACCGACCAGAAACTCACCCTCCTCCGGCACGGGCTTTCGCTGGATGGTCACAAGCTAAAGCCGGCGAAGGTGAGCGTCACCGAGCCCTATCGACTGCGGTTCATTCTCAACGAAGGACGCAAGCGGCAAATCCGGCGCATGTGTGAGCTGGTCGATCTCGACGTCGTTGATCTCGTCCGCATCCGCATCGGGCCACTTCATTTGGGCGACCTGGCCGAAGGCAAATGGCGGGCGCTAACGGCCGCAGAGCGCGAAGCCCTGGTGCGCGCCGCGCGCTAG
- a CDS encoding tetratricopeptide repeat protein, with amino-acid sequence MAEVFIAAAPDADAQAGGLAQALKTLGFDAAAGAPAEAEIAQIVDDAKCVIGLWSRGAPTAELAMLAALAHERKKLVSAELVTDATPAPFRAAGRVDLALRDRTAFKVRFEALIAEIDKLSPTKANVAALPSVLAVTRSALMKRRESGGEKQLKTLGVFAAAVAALFVVGFGAGRVINLVRSGELSFATVRAQAAATPTSTPPPVLTSAALERAPWREVAAQIDEALAAQLVTRAAAGDADAQALSCLGHMAGISGFLPSPTAAREQCDAASAQNNAAALYLSWQLQRTAPHAGIDEATALARLRQAAAAGFTAAQIDYAATLANDQDSQAEAGRLWLAAAERGDPRAQFFYARWLRDSPAGPRDPVAAIPFLQRAAEANQPEALHMLATLYRDGIGAPRNTAEAKALYARAAQQNHAPSMSNLADMLRDGSPEERERSIALYRQLACMTDEHQIQPRAVGRLRALQETYSCS; translated from the coding sequence ATGGCGGAAGTGTTCATTGCTGCAGCGCCAGACGCCGACGCACAGGCGGGCGGACTTGCGCAAGCTTTGAAGACTTTGGGCTTCGATGCGGCAGCAGGTGCGCCGGCCGAGGCTGAGATCGCGCAGATTGTGGATGACGCAAAATGCGTCATCGGCCTCTGGTCGCGGGGCGCGCCGACGGCGGAACTCGCAATGCTGGCGGCGCTGGCGCACGAGCGCAAAAAGCTGGTCAGCGCCGAACTGGTGACGGACGCGACGCCTGCGCCCTTCCGTGCGGCGGGCCGTGTGGACCTGGCGTTGCGTGACCGGACCGCGTTCAAGGTGCGCTTCGAGGCGCTGATCGCCGAGATCGACAAGCTCTCGCCCACCAAGGCAAACGTGGCGGCGCTGCCGAGCGTGCTGGCGGTGACGCGATCGGCGCTGATGAAGCGGCGCGAGAGCGGCGGCGAAAAGCAGTTGAAGACGCTGGGCGTGTTCGCAGCGGCGGTTGCGGCGCTGTTCGTTGTGGGCTTTGGCGCGGGGCGCGTGATCAATCTGGTGCGATCGGGTGAGCTTTCGTTCGCGACGGTACGGGCGCAAGCGGCGGCGACCCCAACCTCGACCCCGCCGCCGGTGCTGACCTCAGCGGCTCTGGAGCGCGCGCCTTGGCGCGAGGTTGCAGCGCAGATCGATGAAGCGCTGGCGGCGCAGCTGGTGACACGGGCCGCGGCAGGCGATGCGGACGCGCAGGCACTTTCCTGCCTGGGGCATATGGCAGGCATTTCCGGCTTCCTGCCCAGCCCAACAGCGGCGCGCGAACAATGCGATGCGGCGTCAGCCCAGAACAACGCAGCAGCGCTTTATCTTTCCTGGCAGCTACAGCGCACGGCGCCACACGCAGGCATCGACGAGGCGACTGCGCTGGCGCGGTTGAGGCAAGCGGCTGCCGCAGGCTTCACAGCGGCGCAAATTGATTACGCAGCGACGCTGGCGAACGACCAGGACTCGCAAGCAGAGGCTGGACGGCTTTGGTTGGCGGCGGCGGAGCGCGGCGATCCGCGGGCGCAATTTTTCTATGCGCGCTGGCTGCGCGATAGTCCGGCGGGGCCGCGCGATCCGGTGGCGGCGATCCCGTTCCTGCAGCGCGCAGCGGAGGCCAATCAGCCCGAGGCGCTGCACATGTTGGCGACGCTCTATCGCGATGGGATCGGCGCACCGCGCAATACCGCGGAGGCCAAGGCGCTCTATGCCCGCGCCGCGCAGCAGAACCACGCGCCCTCAATGTCGAACCTTGCCGACATGCTGCGCGATGGTTCGCCCGAGGAGCGAGAACGCTCGATCGCGCTTTATCGCCAATTGGCGTGCATGACCGACGAGCATCAGATTCAGCCACGCGCAGTTGGGCGTCTGCGCGCATTGCAGGAAACCTATTCCTGCAGCTAA
- a CDS encoding YciI family protein, whose translation MLYAILCYNDEASVFAWTKEEDAAVMGRLNVVHEKWEAKGKLKPSLRLLPTSAATTLRKKDNEVLDGPYAETKEQLLGFYIIEVDNLEEGLEFARELTAANPGGAYELRPIMLYNPGSPVEAR comes from the coding sequence ATGCTTTACGCCATCCTTTGCTACAATGACGAAGCCTCCGTCTTCGCCTGGACCAAGGAGGAGGACGCCGCCGTCATGGGGCGCCTCAACGTCGTCCACGAAAAATGGGAGGCCAAGGGCAAGCTGAAGCCGTCCCTGCGCCTGCTGCCCACCTCAGCGGCAACCACACTGCGCAAGAAGGACAACGAAGTTCTCGATGGCCCTTATGCCGAGACCAAGGAACAACTCCTCGGCTTCTACATCATCGAGGTCGATAACCTCGAAGAAGGGCTCGAGTTTGCTCGCGAACTCACCGCCGCCAATCCAGGCGGCGCCTACGAGCTTCGCCCGATCATGCTCTACAATCCGGGCTCCCCGGTTGAGGCGCGGTAA
- a CDS encoding RNA polymerase sigma factor: MTDLGWIDAALVSARPQAVAALLRYFRDLDLAEEAYQDACLRALKNWPKNGPPRDPAAWLIMVGRNAAIDVTRRRAKQTELPEEDQISDLSDVESAAAQRLDEADYRDDVLRLLFICCPPDLPATQQVALALRIVSGLAVSQIARAFLVGESAMEQRITRAKAKVSGAGVPFEAPNAVERAARLASVAAMIYLVFNEGYSAADPASDRASLCDEAIRLARLLLRMYPSEPEIMGLLALMLLQHSRIAARFDEAGNAILLEDQDRRLWKRTIIHEGLALIDKAMRLRNPGGYQIQAAIAGLHARAETAADTDWAEIDALYAALERRTPSPVITLNRAVAVAKLRGPQAALDLIAPLSDRLGAYFYFHGARGAFLKELGRNAEARKAFNQAIALANTPAEAAHIRQHLDNLAK; the protein is encoded by the coding sequence GTGACGGATCTCGGCTGGATCGACGCGGCGCTCGTCTCCGCCCGGCCCCAGGCCGTCGCTGCTCTGCTGCGCTATTTCCGAGATCTCGATCTGGCCGAAGAGGCCTACCAGGACGCTTGTCTTCGGGCGCTCAAAAACTGGCCCAAGAACGGCCCGCCGCGAGACCCCGCCGCTTGGCTGATCATGGTTGGCCGTAACGCCGCCATCGACGTCACCCGCCGGCGCGCCAAGCAAACCGAACTCCCAGAGGAAGATCAAATCTCCGATCTCAGCGACGTAGAGAGCGCAGCCGCACAGCGCCTCGACGAGGCCGATTACCGCGACGATGTCCTCCGGCTGCTCTTCATCTGCTGCCCCCCGGATTTACCCGCCACCCAGCAAGTCGCGCTCGCGCTCCGGATCGTCTCCGGCCTCGCCGTGTCGCAAATCGCGCGCGCGTTTCTCGTCGGCGAAAGCGCGATGGAGCAACGCATCACGCGCGCCAAAGCTAAGGTCTCTGGCGCCGGCGTACCATTCGAGGCGCCGAACGCCGTAGAGCGGGCCGCGCGTTTGGCCTCTGTCGCAGCGATGATCTATCTCGTCTTCAACGAGGGCTATTCCGCCGCCGATCCCGCCAGCGATCGCGCTTCGCTCTGCGATGAAGCCATTCGCCTCGCGCGCCTGCTGTTGCGCATGTATCCGTCGGAACCTGAAATCATGGGGCTGTTGGCGCTGATGCTGTTGCAGCACTCACGCATCGCTGCGCGCTTCGATGAGGCGGGCAACGCCATCCTTCTCGAAGACCAGGATCGCAGACTTTGGAAGCGCACGATTATTCATGAAGGTCTTGCGCTGATCGACAAAGCCATGCGCCTGCGCAATCCCGGCGGCTACCAAATCCAAGCCGCCATCGCGGGCCTGCACGCGCGCGCGGAAACCGCTGCGGACACGGACTGGGCTGAGATCGATGCGCTGTACGCGGCCTTGGAACGGCGAACGCCATCGCCCGTTATCACGCTCAATCGTGCGGTGGCTGTCGCCAAGCTGCGCGGCCCCCAAGCCGCGCTTGATCTTATTGCGCCACTCTCGGATCGACTTGGCGCCTACTTCTATTTTCATGGGGCGCGTGGTGCGTTTTTGAAGGAACTCGGTCGCAACGCCGAAGCGCGTAAGGCGTTCAATCAAGCTATCGCGCTAGCTAACACGCCAGCCGAAGCGGCTCACATTCGTCAGCACTTGGATAACCTTGCGAAGTGA
- a CDS encoding SRPBCC family protein has product MSQHELVLELELDAPADKLFRCYADPKLIQQWFAPKPWTIKSTDIELRPGGKFNFVMASPEGQEYPNGGIVLAVEPNKRIVTTDAINATTFEPAGPFMVAEVTFEDLGNGKTRYRAIARHWTEEIKEQHKQMGFHEGWGQTARQLEALAKTL; this is encoded by the coding sequence ATGTCCCAACACGAACTCGTCCTCGAGCTTGAACTTGACGCGCCCGCCGACAAACTCTTTCGCTGCTACGCCGATCCGAAGCTGATCCAACAATGGTTCGCGCCGAAGCCCTGGACCATCAAAAGCACCGACATTGAACTTCGTCCCGGCGGCAAGTTTAATTTTGTGATGGCCTCACCCGAGGGCCAGGAATACCCGAACGGCGGCATCGTCCTCGCGGTCGAACCGAACAAGCGCATCGTCACCACCGATGCGATCAACGCCACCACTTTCGAACCAGCTGGTCCGTTCATGGTCGCGGAGGTGACCTTTGAAGACCTTGGCAACGGCAAAACCAGATACCGCGCCATCGCCCGCCATTGGACCGAAGAAATCAAAGAACAGCATAAGCAAATGGGTTTCCACGAAGGCTGGGGTCAAACCGCGCGCCAACTCGAAGCGCTCGCCAAAACGCTCTAA
- a CDS encoding sulfotransferase, which produces MRLQARFIQLPLQYDAELLAREVLAFGEECWLPHPQRFEGNDFLPLISINGEPENESFAGQMAATKYLKQCPYLVEVLASFGASLGRTRLMRLSGGAEVTPHVDIHYYWRDRMRIHVPIVTQPTVSFHCGGLTVNMAEGECWIFDTFSRHRVLNDAERKRIHLVADTVGGEGFWNLAAAGRLPEREAPNWVARNFERNGATIDQLEYESQNMPVVMTPWEIQNHVDFLFREATQNHPQFQYVAHAASHFTHVWRALWSTYGECKTGWPRYRRALEDFSGQIRSARAHEVKLRNGSDLYATLTALVIAPALSDKGEDLVGETRHDAAAAMATPVAASAPAPAAPSINTGAGDRRFDRPIFIVNPPRSGSSLLFETLANAPNVYTVGGESHGIIEGVRGLGIPAANFDSNCLDESHARPEIITMLRERFEQTLRDRDGAPPPAGRIRMLEKTPKNALRIPFLAKVFPEARFIYLHRDPHQVLSSMMEGWESGRFTMYRNLPGWTGEREWSFLLTPGWRDLIGQPLERVVAGQWASATTVMLDALDRLAPDRWVTANYDALLADPNAEVTRLCEAVGFEWDRRIEGALPIARHTVSAPDANKWRGRASEIEAVWPSIAAVVERAERAAAR; this is translated from the coding sequence ATGAGACTGCAGGCCAGATTTATCCAGTTGCCGCTTCAGTACGATGCTGAGCTCCTCGCTAGGGAAGTCCTCGCCTTCGGCGAAGAATGTTGGCTGCCGCACCCGCAGCGTTTCGAGGGCAACGATTTTCTGCCTTTGATCTCGATCAATGGTGAGCCTGAAAACGAGTCTTTCGCGGGCCAGATGGCGGCGACGAAATATCTCAAGCAATGCCCCTACCTCGTTGAGGTGCTCGCAAGCTTTGGCGCTTCGCTTGGCCGTACGCGTCTGATGCGTCTCTCCGGCGGCGCTGAAGTCACACCACACGTCGACATCCACTATTACTGGCGCGATCGCATGCGCATCCACGTGCCGATCGTGACGCAGCCGACTGTCAGCTTCCATTGCGGTGGTCTCACCGTGAATATGGCAGAAGGCGAGTGCTGGATCTTCGATACCTTCTCGCGTCATCGCGTGCTCAACGACGCCGAGCGCAAGCGCATCCATCTCGTCGCCGATACAGTGGGAGGCGAGGGCTTCTGGAATCTCGCCGCCGCCGGCCGTTTGCCCGAACGCGAAGCGCCCAATTGGGTCGCCCGCAACTTTGAGCGCAACGGCGCCACCATCGATCAGCTCGAGTATGAGAGTCAGAATATGCCCGTGGTGATGACCCCATGGGAAATCCAAAACCACGTCGACTTTTTGTTTCGCGAAGCCACCCAAAACCACCCGCAGTTCCAGTACGTCGCTCACGCCGCCTCGCACTTCACTCATGTGTGGCGTGCGCTCTGGTCCACGTACGGAGAGTGCAAAACGGGTTGGCCTCGCTATCGCCGGGCGTTGGAAGATTTTAGTGGTCAAATCCGCTCGGCGCGCGCGCATGAAGTGAAGCTTCGCAACGGCTCGGATCTCTACGCAACCTTGACTGCGCTCGTCATCGCGCCGGCGCTCAGCGACAAGGGCGAGGACCTCGTGGGTGAAACCCGCCACGACGCCGCAGCGGCGATGGCGACGCCAGTTGCGGCCTCCGCGCCAGCGCCCGCCGCGCCGAGCATCAACACAGGCGCCGGCGATCGGCGCTTCGATCGGCCGATCTTCATCGTCAATCCGCCGCGTTCTGGCTCTTCGCTTTTGTTCGAGACACTCGCGAACGCGCCGAATGTTTATACGGTGGGCGGCGAAAGCCACGGCATCATCGAAGGCGTGCGCGGCCTTGGCATTCCGGCCGCCAATTTCGATTCGAACTGCCTCGACGAAAGCCACGCACGTCCCGAGATCATCACGATGCTGCGCGAGCGCTTCGAGCAAACTTTGCGCGATCGCGACGGCGCTCCGCCGCCCGCGGGTCGCATCCGCATGTTGGAAAAGACACCAAAGAATGCACTTCGCATTCCATTCTTGGCTAAGGTCTTTCCGGAAGCGCGCTTTATCTATCTCCACCGCGATCCGCATCAAGTGTTGTCGTCGATGATGGAGGGCTGGGAGTCCGGCCGCTTCACCATGTATCGCAATCTGCCTGGTTGGACCGGCGAGCGTGAATGGTCGTTCCTTTTGACGCCCGGTTGGCGCGATCTCATCGGTCAGCCGCTTGAGCGTGTCGTCGCCGGCCAATGGGCGTCCGCAACGACAGTCATGCTCGATGCCTTGGACCGCTTGGCCCCCGATCGCTGGGTCACGGCAAACTATGATGCTTTGCTGGCTGATCCGAACGCCGAAGTAACGCGTCTTTGTGAGGCGGTCGGCTTTGAGTGGGATCGGCGGATTGAGGGTGCGCTGCCGATCGCGCGACACACAGTGTCTGCGCCGGACGCCAACAAGTGGCGCGGCCGCGCCAGCGAGATCGAAGCGGTCTGGCCGTCCATCGCCGCCGTTGTCGAACGCGCCGAGCGCGCAGCGGCGCGCTGA